The sequence ATGCTAGCCGCAGCCTGTTTCAAGAGGAGCCCGCATGTCCGCGCCGAAAGTCGATATCTACACCAAGTGGGGCTGCCCCTTTTGCGTGCGCGCCAAGGCGCTGCTCGATGCCAAGGGTGTCTCTTACAACGAGATCGACATTACCTTCGGCGGCAAGGATCGGGATGAGATGCTGCGCCGTGTGCCCGGGGCCAGCACAGTGCCCCAGGTGCTGGTGGACGATCAGGCGCTGGGCGGCTGCGATGACATCATGGCGCTCGATTCCGCGGGCAAGCTTGACGCGCTGCTAGGCCTGTAAGCGCGCCCGATGACCCGTATCGCTGTCTTGCAGACGACCACCGGGATCGACCCGGCGGCCAATGCACAGACCCTGGTCAGCGCGATCGGCGCGGCGGCGAGCGGCGGGGCCAGCATGCTGTTCACGCCCGAGATGTCCGGCCTGCTCGACCGCGACCGGGCGCGCGGCAGCCAGCATATCGTGCCGGAAGGCCAGAACCCGGTCCTTGCAGCGGTGCGTGAAGCGGCCGCCGGGGCAGGGATCTGGGTTGCGCTGGGCAGTCTGGCCGTCGCGCGCGCGGATGGGCGCTGGGCCAACCGCAGCTTCACGATCGATCCAAACGGGGTGATCGCGGAGCGGTACGACAAGATCCACATGTTCGATGTCGATCTGGCGACGGGCGAGAGCTGGCGCGAATCCAGCGCCTATGCCCCTGGTGAACAGGTGGTGACGGCCGATCACACGCCGCTCGGCCGGCTCGGCCTGACGATCTGTTATGACCTGCGCTTTCCGGCGCTGTTCGAGGCGCTGGGCCAGGCGCATTGCGATGCGATTGCCATTCCCGCTGCCTTCACCCGGCCAACCGGCGCGGCGCACTGGCACGTGCTGCAACGCGCACGCGCGATTGAGGCCAGCGCCTATGTCATCGCCGCTGCGCAGGTGGGCAAGCATGAGGATGGGCGCGAGACCTATGGCCACAGCCTGGTGATCGACCCGTGGGGTGAGGTGCTGCTCGACCTGGGCGGTGAGGAACCCGGCCTCGGCTTTGCGGAGATCGATCCAGCGCGCATCGCCGAAGTGCGCGCGCAGCTCCCCAGTCTTGCCAATCGCCGGCCGATACACACATAGGCCGCGCCATGATCGTGTTTGACCTGATCTGTCAGCCAGCCGGGCATCGCTTCGAAGGCTGGTTCGCTTCATCCGAAGCCTTTGTCGAACAGCAGCGGCGCGGGCTGGTCGATTGTCCGCATTGCGGTTCCAGTTCGGTTGCCAAGGCGCCTATGGCCCCGGCTGTGCCAAGAAAGGGCAATCAGGTGTCTGTCCCCGCACAGCCCGCCCAGGCCGCCCAAGTCGCTTCGGGCCTCCCGCCAGAAGCCTTGGCAGTCATGGAAAAGCTGGCAAAAATGCAGGCCGAAGCGCTCAAGCAATCGCGCTGGGTGGGCAAGGATTTCGCTGAAACGAGCCGTGCCATTCACTATGGCGAGCGCGAAGCCGAAGCGATCCACGGACAGGCGACGCTGGAACAGGCCACGGAACTCCTGGAAGAAGGCGTGGCCGTAATGCCGCTGCCGTTCCCCGTAGTCCCGCCCGATCAGGCGAACTGATTGCCAGCCCCGGCGCCGCGCCCTAAGGGAGGCGCGGGCGCCTGTAGCTCAGCAGGATAGAGCACCAGATTCCTAATCTGGGGGCCATGGGTTCGAATCCCGTCAGGCGCACCACTTAGGCGGCCATCTGCAGACTGCGCGCCGGCCCCCGTTTCCCACGCTCGCGTCCGCGCTCTGGCTCAGGCTTCTGCATCATGCGGTAGCCAAAGGTCACGCGTGAGGTGATGTGGAACTCCCCCACCTTGGCGCGCAGGCGACGCATGGTGTGGTAGACCATGTTCTCGGTAAACTCCGGCTCAAGCGAAGGATCGGGCCAGAGCCATTCGATCATCTCTTGCTTGCTGACTGGGTTGGGGCAGCGCAGCATCAACAGCAGCAGCGCCTCGGCTTCGTACTCGGTAAGTTTGACGGTAAATCCTGTAACCGTGCATTCACTCCGCAGATATTGCGGCCAGGTCATGCTCACCGCCATGACCTTAGGCTCCCGACTGGCATTCTTGCGATCCCTGCGCCCCCGCAGTTATGGCGACCCGCTTTCGCCGATGGGGACTGCTGGCCGCTTCGCAGCGTGCTGCCAATCGATTGTGCGACGGATCGCTCAGGATTTACGGTAGTTCACCCGGAACAATCGGCGCTTGATGCTCTCAACAAATCCAGCCGAAGTCATTCTGTAGCGGGGTTGATTTCGTACCAAGGGCAACTTGTTGATATTGATTCATTTTTCTGCTGCGCCCGGAAATTAGGACGAATCCTCATACTTTCCACTTGAATCGCTGAATCGAATATGATTCTAAGTTAACCATGGGTGGGCGAAACGAACCGAACATAATCAGTCAGAACCTTCGGCAGGCATCCCCCCTGTTTGCCCTGCTGTTCCTGCTCGGCCTGGCCCTGGCCGGACCCAGCGGCATCCTGGCCTGGAGCGAATACAACCGCACTCTGGCGGAAAAGCACGCCCAGCTCGAAAAGTTGAAGGCCGAACGGGATGTGCTCAAGAACCGCGTTGCCCTGCTCAATCCCGACAATGTCGATCCTGACATGGCCGGCGAATTGCTGCGCAAGGATCTCAACGTCGTCCACCCCGACGAGATGGTGATCCTGCTCAACTGATCTGCAGCTGCGCCGCCATGGCGCGGCGGCCTGCTCAAAAATACGAATGCACCGGTTTCCCTTACGGCACTCCCGCCCTATAGGCGGCTGAAGAGGATTCCACCCCAGGGGACCACAATTGGCCAAGAAACCGACTGCCGCGAAGGCTGCATCCGCCGCTGCCGATGAAGGCTTTGCGCTGCGCAGCCTGCAAGAAGCGCATGCCGCCAACAAGCGCTATGCCGCCAGCGATGAAGAGCTGCTGACCTTCTATGAACAGATGGTGCTGATCCGCCGCTTTGAAGAGCGCGCCGGCCAGCTTTACGGCCTAGGCCTGATTGGCGGCTTCTGCCATCTCTACATCGGCCAGGAAGCCGTCGCGGTGGGGCTGCAATCGGCGCTCGATGGCGAAAAGGACAGCGTGATCACCGGCTATCGCGACCACGGCCACATGCTGGCCTATGGCATCGACCCCAAGGTGATCATGGCCGAGCTGACCGGACGCGCCGCCGGCATTTCAAAGGGCAAGGGCGGGTCGATGCACATGTTCAGCGTCGATCACAAGTTCTACGGCGGTCACGGCATTGTCGGTGCCCAGGTGCCGCTGGGCGCGGGGCTGGCCTTCGCGCACAAGTATCGGGGCGATGGCGGCGTCTGCATGGCCTATTTCGGCGATGGTGCGGCCAACCAGGGCCAGGTCTACGAAGCCTTCAACATGGCGGCGCTGTGGAAGCTGCCGATCGTCTTCGTGGTTGAGAACAACGGCTATGCCATGGGCACCGCGGTCAAACGCGGCTCGGCGGAGACTGAGTTCTACCGCCGCGGCACGGCCTTCCGCATCCCGGGTATGGATGTGAACGGCATGGACGTGCTGGAAGTGCGCGCCGCTGCCGAAATCGCGCTCGACTATGTCCGCGCCGGCAATGGTCCGGTGCTGATGGAGCTCAACACCTATCGCTATCGCGGCCACTCCATGTCCGATCCGGCCAAGTATCGCAGCCGCGAGGAAGTGCAGGAAATGCGCGACAAGCACGACCCGATCGAAGCTGCCAAGGCCGAACTGCTGGCGCGCGGGATTGCCGAGGAGCGCATTAAGGATATCGACAAGCGGATTCGCAGCATCGTTGCCGAATCCGCTGATTTTGCAGAGAATTCACCGGAGCCTGAAATGACCGAACTCTACACCGATGTGCTGGTGGAGAGCTACTGATGGCGATCGAACTCAAGATGCCCGCCCTGTCCCCGACCATGGAAGAGGGGACGCTCGCCAAGTGGCTGGTCAAGGAAGGCGATACCGTCAAGTCGGGCGATATCCTGGCCGAGATCGAGACCGACAAGGCGACGATGGAATTCGAAGCCGTCGATGAAGGCGTGATTGGCCAGATACTGGTTCCGGAAGGGACCGAAGGGGTCAAGGTCGGCGCAGTCATCGCTGTGATTGGGGAAGAGGGTGAAGCAGCTCCTGCCCCCGCTCCGGCAGCTCCCGCCGCTGCCGCTCCGGTTGAAGCGGCTGCACCGGTCGAGGCAGCTGAACGTCCGGCGCCGACGCCGCGCAAGGCCGATCCGGCGATCCCGGCCGGCACCAACATGCAGGTCTCGACCGTCCGCGAAGCACTCCGCGATGCCATGGCTGAGGAAATGCGCCGCGACGACCGCGTCTTCGTGATGGGCGAGGAAGTGGCCGAGTACCAGGGCGCCTACAAAGTCACCCAGGGTCTGCTCGAGGAATTCGGGCCGCGCCGGGTGATCGACACCCCGATCACCGAATATGGCTTTGCCGGGATCGGTGCTGGCGCGGCGATGGGCGGCCTGCGCCCGGTTATCGAATTCATGACCTTCAACTTCGCCATGCAGGCGATTGACCACATCATCAACTCTGCCGCCAAGACCAACTACATGTCGGGTGGGCAGATGCGCTGCCCGGTGGTGTTCCGCGGGCCCAATGGCGCCGCCAGCCGCGTGGGGGCGCAGCACAGCCAGAACTATGGCCCGTGGTACTCCAATGTCCCTGGCCTGGTC comes from Novosphingobium ginsenosidimutans and encodes:
- the grxC gene encoding glutaredoxin 3, with the translated sequence MSAPKVDIYTKWGCPFCVRAKALLDAKGVSYNEIDITFGGKDRDEMLRRVPGASTVPQVLVDDQALGGCDDIMALDSAGKLDALLGL
- a CDS encoding carbon-nitrogen hydrolase family protein gives rise to the protein MTRIAVLQTTTGIDPAANAQTLVSAIGAAASGGASMLFTPEMSGLLDRDRARGSQHIVPEGQNPVLAAVREAAAGAGIWVALGSLAVARADGRWANRSFTIDPNGVIAERYDKIHMFDVDLATGESWRESSAYAPGEQVVTADHTPLGRLGLTICYDLRFPALFEALGQAHCDAIAIPAAFTRPTGAAHWHVLQRARAIEASAYVIAAAQVGKHEDGRETYGHSLVIDPWGEVLLDLGGEEPGLGFAEIDPARIAEVRAQLPSLANRRPIHT
- a CDS encoding DUF1178 family protein — encoded protein: MIVFDLICQPAGHRFEGWFASSEAFVEQQRRGLVDCPHCGSSSVAKAPMAPAVPRKGNQVSVPAQPAQAAQVASGLPPEALAVMEKLAKMQAEALKQSRWVGKDFAETSRAIHYGEREAEAIHGQATLEQATELLEEGVAVMPLPFPVVPPDQAN
- a CDS encoding winged helix-turn-helix domain-containing protein, giving the protein MTWPQYLRSECTVTGFTVKLTEYEAEALLLLMLRCPNPVSKQEMIEWLWPDPSLEPEFTENMVYHTMRRLRAKVGEFHITSRVTFGYRMMQKPEPERGRERGKRGPARSLQMAA
- a CDS encoding FtsB family cell division protein; translated protein: MGGRNEPNIISQNLRQASPLFALLFLLGLALAGPSGILAWSEYNRTLAEKHAQLEKLKAERDVLKNRVALLNPDNVDPDMAGELLRKDLNVVHPDEMVILLN
- the pdhA gene encoding pyruvate dehydrogenase (acetyl-transferring) E1 component subunit alpha; this translates as MAKKPTAAKAASAAADEGFALRSLQEAHAANKRYAASDEELLTFYEQMVLIRRFEERAGQLYGLGLIGGFCHLYIGQEAVAVGLQSALDGEKDSVITGYRDHGHMLAYGIDPKVIMAELTGRAAGISKGKGGSMHMFSVDHKFYGGHGIVGAQVPLGAGLAFAHKYRGDGGVCMAYFGDGAANQGQVYEAFNMAALWKLPIVFVVENNGYAMGTAVKRGSAETEFYRRGTAFRIPGMDVNGMDVLEVRAAAEIALDYVRAGNGPVLMELNTYRYRGHSMSDPAKYRSREEVQEMRDKHDPIEAAKAELLARGIAEERIKDIDKRIRSIVAESADFAENSPEPEMTELYTDVLVESY
- a CDS encoding pyruvate dehydrogenase complex E1 component subunit beta, whose product is MAIELKMPALSPTMEEGTLAKWLVKEGDTVKSGDILAEIETDKATMEFEAVDEGVIGQILVPEGTEGVKVGAVIAVIGEEGEAAPAPAPAAPAAAAPVEAAAPVEAAERPAPTPRKADPAIPAGTNMQVSTVREALRDAMAEEMRRDDRVFVMGEEVAEYQGAYKVTQGLLEEFGPRRVIDTPITEYGFAGIGAGAAMGGLRPVIEFMTFNFAMQAIDHIINSAAKTNYMSGGQMRCPVVFRGPNGAASRVGAQHSQNYGPWYSNVPGLVVIAPYDAADAKGLLKAAIRCDDPVVFLENELVYGRSFELPELDDHVLPIGKARIMREGKDVTIVSYSIGVGLALEAAEVLAGEGIDAEVLDLRTLRPLDKDAVLTSLAKTNRLVVAEEGWPQCSISSEIMAICMEDGFDHLDAPVLRVCDEDVPLPYAANLEKAAIIDAPRIAAAVRKVCYR